Proteins encoded by one window of Manihot esculenta cultivar AM560-2 chromosome 10, M.esculenta_v8, whole genome shotgun sequence:
- the LOC110624709 gene encoding nucleobase-ascorbate transporter 1-like: protein MQSVASFCTSSRHQGEIRVSPPTSDHPKSAQSSFRLEGVESALPIKPSILRNAIGFQGIGTLIDAVFGAGLGSTVSSELAGLLGLTKLGSFKSVLVAAIFLLIFSTLGN, encoded by the exons ATGCAGTCTGTTGCTTCATTTTGTACCTCATCAAGACATCAGGGTGAAATTCGTGTATCTCCTCCTACATCCGATCATCCAAAG TCTGCTCAAAGTTCTTTTCGCTTAGAAGGAGTAGAGAGTGCCCTGCCGATTAAACCAAGTATCCTCCGCAATGCAATCGGCTTCCAG GGAATTGGAACATTAATTGATGCAGTGTTTGGTGCGGGACTTGGCTCCACCGTTTCAAG TGAACTTGCAGGTTTATTAGGATTAACAAAGCTGGGCAGTTTCAAGAGTGTGCTTGTAGCAGCAATTTTTCTCCTTATATTTTCCACGCTAGGTAATTAA